One genomic region from Jiangella sp. DSM 45060 encodes:
- a CDS encoding MFS transporter, with protein MPTPTALRRRLRPLQVAVALQAILLWVPIEKLFLDEIGFDPMTVGIMTAVYAAMVPLIEIPSGVLADRWSRRSVLLVGTAGLAGAALLGGLSTGVPLYLVSAMSLGVYFAMSTGTLDAVVYDTVLEETGSSDLFERTIGRVRLVESVALVTSSLAGGWLAGVLSLRSTYYLTVPFMLLAAVALLWFREPRLHETGRPESLRSHLAQTARILGDRGQVLPIVAAIVLAAGTTSLLFEFGPLWLVALAVPAVAFGPYWAALTAAFGFAGVLAGRVRLDSPRVTVVATVLLAATGLVLTTGATAAWIVPAQVLMAVLTILAGIHLSKLLHDAVPSTVRSGVASGVSALSWMAFLPVALVTGAVIDGGGPRPAGWLVVATAVLTGVLLVGLARRPLCAPCPEAELVGAG; from the coding sequence ATGCCGACACCAACCGCGTTGCGCCGCCGCCTGCGTCCGCTACAGGTGGCCGTCGCCCTGCAGGCGATCCTGCTGTGGGTGCCGATCGAGAAGCTGTTCCTCGACGAGATCGGCTTCGATCCGATGACGGTCGGCATCATGACCGCCGTCTACGCGGCCATGGTGCCGCTGATCGAGATCCCGTCCGGCGTGCTGGCCGACCGATGGAGCCGGCGGTCCGTGCTGCTGGTCGGCACCGCCGGGCTGGCCGGCGCGGCGTTGCTCGGCGGCCTGAGCACGGGCGTCCCGCTGTACCTGGTCAGCGCGATGTCGCTCGGGGTCTACTTCGCGATGTCGACCGGCACGCTCGACGCCGTCGTCTACGACACCGTGCTGGAGGAGACCGGCAGCAGCGACCTGTTCGAGCGCACGATCGGGCGGGTCCGGCTGGTCGAGAGCGTCGCGCTGGTGACCAGCTCGCTGGCCGGTGGCTGGCTGGCCGGCGTGCTCTCGCTGCGGTCGACCTACTACCTGACGGTGCCGTTCATGCTGCTGGCGGCCGTGGCGCTGCTCTGGTTCAGGGAGCCGCGGCTGCACGAGACCGGGCGGCCGGAGTCGCTGCGCTCCCACCTGGCCCAGACCGCCCGGATCCTCGGCGACCGCGGCCAGGTGCTGCCGATCGTCGCGGCGATCGTGCTGGCCGCCGGGACCACGTCGCTGCTGTTCGAGTTCGGGCCGCTCTGGCTGGTCGCGCTGGCCGTGCCGGCGGTCGCGTTCGGGCCCTACTGGGCGGCGCTGACCGCGGCGTTCGGGTTCGCCGGGGTGCTGGCCGGGCGGGTCCGGCTGGACTCCCCGCGGGTGACGGTGGTCGCGACGGTGCTGCTGGCGGCGACCGGGCTGGTCCTGACCACCGGTGCGACGGCCGCGTGGATCGTGCCGGCGCAGGTGCTGATGGCGGTGCTCACGATCCTCGCCGGCATCCACCTCTCGAAACTGCTGCACGACGCGGTGCCCTCGACCGTCCGCTCGGGCGTCGCGTCCGGCGTGAGCGCGCTGTCCTGGATGGCGTTCCTGCCGGTCGCGCTGGTCACGGGCGCGGTGATCGACGGCGGCGGCCCGCGGCCGGCGGGCTGGCTGGTGGTCGCGACGGCGGTCCTGACCGGTGTCCTGCTCGTCGGGCTGGCCCGCCGCCCGCTCTGCGCGCCTTGCCCAGAGGCCGAGCTCGTCGGCGCCGGTTGA
- a CDS encoding ribonuclease activity regulator RraA, which yields MNTEQDGYPTGHTPLLSDPPGRPARALVEALSGVSAATACAKLHHQGVTRTFIDGPAPLHRDAEIRVTGAAVTLQFMPQREDVFTGQGQEDAERRSALWAVLESIRPGDVLVVSAQAAQRTGCLGDMLVRYFKLRGGAGIVVDGRIRDAGRVRALGVPVWCTGVTPHYASQTELFPYAYNVPVAVGGALVRPGDLVIADDDGAVVVPPSHAQAIADDALAHQDKEEFARRRLDAGGRLSDYYPLTGRGLDEYVAHQGSSNGR from the coding sequence ATGAACACCGAGCAGGACGGTTATCCGACCGGCCACACCCCCTTGCTCTCCGACCCGCCCGGGCGGCCGGCGCGCGCGCTGGTCGAGGCGTTGTCCGGGGTGAGCGCGGCCACCGCCTGCGCGAAGCTGCACCACCAGGGCGTCACCCGGACGTTCATCGACGGCCCGGCGCCGCTGCACCGCGACGCCGAGATCCGCGTCACCGGCGCCGCCGTCACGCTGCAGTTCATGCCGCAGCGCGAGGACGTGTTCACCGGCCAGGGCCAGGAGGACGCGGAGCGGCGCTCGGCGCTGTGGGCGGTGCTGGAGTCGATCCGCCCCGGCGACGTGCTGGTGGTGTCGGCGCAGGCGGCCCAGCGCACCGGCTGCCTCGGCGACATGCTCGTGCGCTACTTCAAGCTGCGCGGCGGCGCCGGCATCGTCGTCGACGGGCGCATCCGCGACGCCGGCCGGGTGCGCGCGCTCGGGGTGCCGGTCTGGTGCACCGGGGTCACCCCGCATTATGCGTCCCAGACCGAGTTGTTCCCGTACGCGTACAACGTGCCGGTCGCGGTCGGCGGGGCGCTGGTGCGCCCCGGCGACCTGGTGATCGCCGACGACGACGGCGCCGTGGTGGTGCCGCCGTCGCACGCCCAGGCGATCGCCGATGACGCACTCGCCCACCAGGACAAGGAGGAGTTCGCCCGCCGGCGTCTCGATGCCGGCGGACGGCTGTCCGACTACTACCCGCTGACCGGCCGGGGCCTGGACGAGTACGTCGCCCACCAGGGCAGCAGCAACGGCCGCTGA
- a CDS encoding helix-turn-helix transcriptional regulator, producing the protein MTDNRLGEYLRARRELAQPADVGLPDGFGRRRVPGLRREEVAMLAGVSADYYVRLEQGRDKHPSEQVIEALAGVLGLDDDGVAHVRELARPARRRRRAPSRPERVSDGIQLLLDGWTSTPALVLGRRLDVLAVNALGASVASCSAPGVNQVRAVFLDPDARELYPDWDAVAAEAVASLRAAAGADLDDPALTDLVGELSLKSDEFRRLWARHDVRPKTSGTKRFRHPLVGELTLRYESLAVNGAPGQLIVAYHAEPGSPSEQAIALLSSTITRPAGGKPAADERSRV; encoded by the coding sequence GTGACGGACAACCGGCTCGGCGAGTACCTGCGGGCGCGGCGCGAGCTGGCCCAGCCCGCCGACGTGGGGCTGCCCGACGGCTTCGGCCGGCGGCGGGTGCCGGGCCTGCGCCGCGAAGAGGTCGCGATGCTGGCCGGGGTCAGCGCCGACTACTACGTGCGGCTCGAGCAGGGCCGCGACAAGCACCCGTCCGAGCAGGTCATCGAGGCCCTGGCCGGGGTCCTCGGGCTCGACGACGACGGCGTCGCCCACGTGCGCGAGCTGGCCCGCCCGGCGCGGCGCCGCCGGCGGGCGCCGAGCCGGCCCGAACGGGTCAGCGACGGCATCCAGCTGCTGCTCGACGGCTGGACCTCCACGCCCGCGCTGGTGCTCGGGCGCCGCCTCGACGTGCTCGCCGTCAACGCACTCGGCGCCAGCGTCGCCTCGTGCTCCGCGCCAGGCGTGAACCAGGTCCGCGCGGTGTTCCTGGACCCCGACGCGCGCGAGCTGTACCCCGACTGGGACGCCGTCGCGGCCGAGGCCGTGGCCAGCCTGCGCGCGGCCGCCGGCGCCGACCTCGACGACCCCGCGCTCACCGACCTCGTCGGGGAGCTGTCGTTGAAGAGCGACGAGTTCCGCCGGCTGTGGGCGCGCCACGACGTCCGGCCCAAGACGTCGGGCACCAAACGGTTCCGGCACCCGCTGGTCGGCGAGCTCACGCTGCGGTACGAGTCGCTGGCGGTGAACGGCGCGCCCGGCCAGCTGATCGTCGCCTACCACGCGGAACCGGGGAGCCCGTCCGAGCAGGCCATCGCGCTGCTCAGCAGCACGATCACCCGCCCGGCCGGCGGAAAACCGGCTGCGGACGAGCGTTCACGCGTGTGA
- a CDS encoding nuclear transport factor 2 family protein: MPSQREVDDVKIRQQVDQIVEGIRTKDLESLKQLYATDVVSFDIEPPLQHVGLAAKSKNWATAFTFFQDARYEVRDLTLTVGDDVAFGHCFARLSGTLKNGTVTNGMWVRVTYCFRKIDGNWLITHDQVSVPFDLASGNGVTDLEP; encoded by the coding sequence ATGCCAAGCCAACGCGAGGTGGACGACGTCAAGATCAGGCAGCAGGTCGACCAGATCGTCGAAGGAATCCGAACCAAGGATCTCGAGAGCCTGAAACAGCTCTACGCAACGGACGTCGTGTCCTTCGACATCGAACCGCCGCTGCAGCATGTGGGGCTGGCGGCGAAGTCGAAGAACTGGGCGACCGCGTTCACGTTCTTCCAGGATGCACGCTATGAAGTTCGCGACCTGACACTCACCGTGGGCGATGACGTGGCATTCGGGCACTGCTTCGCTCGGCTCAGCGGAACGCTGAAGAACGGGACGGTCACGAACGGTATGTGGGTCCGGGTCACCTATTGCTTCCGCAAGATCGACGGCAACTGGTTGATCACGCACGACCAGGTCTCCGTACCGTTCGACCTGGCGAGCGGCAACGGAGTGACTGACCTCGAACCGTGA
- a CDS encoding SDR family oxidoreductase — MTTAQNTDTLTGRVAVVTGATSGIGAATARRLAEGGAAVAVVGRREDRLKILADEIGGLAVPADVSDIAAMTAAAGAIRAELGRVDLVVANAGVMLAAPFESAETREWDQMIATNVNGLLYTGRAFADDLLATAADGGTADLVHVGSIGSHGIFPDYAVYAATKAAVAHLTRNLRAELGPRGVRVKNVEPGFVGTELGDGMLDSAKREELSRWRGAIEILRSEDIADAIAFAVAAPPRVNVAELIVVPTAQG, encoded by the coding sequence ATGACGACAGCACAGAACACCGACACACTGACCGGCCGCGTCGCGGTGGTCACCGGAGCCACGAGCGGGATCGGCGCGGCGACGGCCCGCCGGCTGGCCGAGGGCGGCGCCGCCGTCGCGGTGGTCGGCCGTCGAGAGGACCGGCTGAAGATCCTCGCGGACGAGATCGGCGGCCTCGCGGTGCCGGCCGACGTGAGCGACATCGCCGCCATGACGGCCGCGGCCGGCGCCATCCGCGCCGAGCTCGGCCGGGTCGACCTCGTGGTCGCCAACGCCGGCGTCATGCTGGCCGCGCCGTTCGAGTCCGCCGAGACCCGCGAATGGGACCAGATGATCGCGACGAACGTGAACGGCCTGCTCTACACCGGCCGGGCGTTCGCCGACGACCTCCTCGCGACGGCGGCCGACGGCGGGACGGCCGACCTGGTGCACGTCGGCTCGATCGGGTCGCACGGGATCTTCCCCGACTACGCCGTGTACGCCGCCACCAAGGCGGCCGTCGCGCACCTGACCCGGAACCTGCGCGCCGAGCTCGGACCGCGTGGCGTCCGGGTGAAGAACGTCGAGCCGGGCTTCGTCGGAACCGAACTCGGGGATGGCATGCTCGACTCCGCCAAGCGCGAGGAGCTGTCGCGGTGGCGTGGCGCGATCGAGATCCTGCGCTCGGAGGACATCGCCGACGCGATCGCCTTCGCCGTCGCGGCGCCCCCGCGGGTCAACGTCGCCGAGCTGATCGTCGTCCCGACCGCTCAGGGCTAG
- a CDS encoding nicotianamine synthase family protein — translation MSLTSNIFGQTDLTDLRRPTAQDVAASVGEVYRELAARDDLRPGPEVDGLFGRLVRLVLTAPAETVPAVLNDVEIQRLAPRLRALCARGEGELEHAWAHRIVAGRPPREELARFPYFGNYRQLSRMEIGVLASALPRRVRSVAFVGSGPLPLSSLYLAGELDVAVDNFDRDPVALHTGAAVSAALGYGELGFHEADVLAADLSGYDVVVLAALVGDTLEAKRRVLRHLAVTMRPGAVLLARSARGLRTLLYPPIDRTALDGFEPLTEVHPVNDVINSAILARAGG, via the coding sequence ATGAGTCTCACTAGCAACATATTCGGTCAAACCGACCTGACCGACCTCCGCCGGCCGACGGCGCAGGACGTCGCGGCCTCGGTGGGTGAGGTGTACCGGGAGCTGGCCGCGCGCGACGACCTGCGGCCGGGCCCGGAGGTGGACGGGCTGTTCGGGCGGCTGGTGCGGCTGGTCCTCACCGCGCCGGCCGAGACTGTGCCCGCCGTCCTCAACGACGTCGAGATCCAGCGGCTGGCGCCCAGGCTGCGCGCCCTCTGCGCCCGCGGCGAGGGGGAGCTGGAGCACGCCTGGGCGCACCGGATCGTCGCCGGCCGGCCGCCGCGGGAGGAGCTGGCGCGGTTCCCGTACTTCGGGAACTACCGCCAGCTCAGCCGCATGGAGATCGGCGTCCTGGCGTCCGCGCTGCCGCGCCGGGTGCGGTCGGTCGCGTTCGTCGGGTCCGGGCCGTTGCCGCTGAGCTCGCTGTACCTGGCCGGCGAACTGGACGTCGCGGTCGACAACTTCGACCGCGACCCGGTGGCGCTGCACACCGGCGCCGCGGTGTCGGCCGCACTCGGCTACGGCGAGCTGGGCTTCCACGAGGCGGACGTGCTGGCGGCGGACCTGTCCGGCTACGACGTGGTGGTGCTGGCCGCGCTGGTCGGCGACACGCTCGAGGCGAAGCGGCGGGTGCTGCGGCACCTGGCCGTCACCATGCGTCCCGGCGCCGTCCTGCTCGCCCGCAGCGCCCGCGGCCTGCGCACGCTGCTCTACCCGCCGATCGACCGGACCGCGCTCGACGGGTTCGAGCCGCTGACGGAGGTGCACCCGGTGAACGACGTCATCAACTCGGCGATCCTGGCCCGGGCCGGAGGCTGA
- a CDS encoding ATP-grasp domain-containing protein, protein MATLLMVESWVQSTGLALPPLLREAGHDYILFTRDPGLYPDVDGERHPVLRDADEVIVVDTNDRAAMTGAVIGIVCRRRIDGVITTCDYYLDAVAELAKMLGLPGASPDIVRRAVRKDAVRTVLARAGLPGPRFAVAATWEDALAGAAELAFPLVAKPVDLNSGTSVHLVDGEAALKDVFYEVTGVERNTRDQPLARRLLLEEVLRGPEVSVETVTAAGRTTVLGITGKSVTPTFVEAGHVFPAPLPPAVAAEVTEHVRSALAALGISHGLSHTELRLTPSGPRIVEINPRQGGGYVFDLVRTVTGVSPLALLVDLALGRATELDVRPRGTAAVAFVLAPVDGIVTAVEGRDALDDDPAIVRWQLDVPGPVRRPRDNNDRVGHVLAVDPDGDRAGELAASAVGSLALRMAGGEVVTPQAIGV, encoded by the coding sequence GTGGCGACGCTGCTCATGGTGGAGAGCTGGGTGCAGTCGACGGGGCTCGCGCTGCCGCCGCTGCTGCGCGAGGCGGGCCACGACTACATCCTGTTCACCCGCGACCCCGGCCTCTACCCGGACGTCGACGGCGAACGGCACCCGGTGCTGCGCGACGCCGACGAGGTGATCGTCGTCGACACCAACGACCGGGCCGCCATGACCGGCGCCGTCATCGGCATCGTGTGCCGGCGGCGCATCGACGGCGTGATCACCACCTGCGACTACTACCTCGACGCGGTCGCGGAGCTGGCCAAGATGCTCGGGCTGCCCGGGGCGTCGCCGGACATCGTGCGCCGGGCCGTGCGCAAGGACGCGGTGCGGACGGTGCTCGCCCGGGCCGGGCTGCCCGGCCCGCGCTTCGCGGTCGCAGCGACATGGGAGGACGCGCTGGCCGGCGCGGCGGAGCTGGCCTTCCCGCTGGTCGCGAAGCCGGTCGACCTCAACTCCGGCACGTCGGTGCACCTCGTCGACGGCGAGGCGGCGCTGAAAGACGTGTTCTACGAGGTCACCGGTGTCGAGCGGAACACTCGCGACCAGCCGCTGGCCCGCCGGCTGCTGCTCGAGGAGGTCCTGCGCGGCCCCGAGGTCAGCGTCGAGACGGTCACCGCCGCCGGGCGGACCACGGTGCTCGGCATCACCGGCAAGAGCGTCACGCCGACGTTCGTCGAGGCCGGGCACGTGTTCCCGGCGCCGCTGCCGCCCGCCGTCGCCGCCGAGGTGACCGAGCACGTCCGGTCGGCTCTCGCCGCGCTCGGCATCAGCCACGGCCTGAGCCACACCGAGCTCCGCCTGACGCCGTCCGGGCCGCGGATCGTCGAGATCAACCCGCGCCAGGGCGGCGGCTACGTGTTCGACCTCGTCCGCACGGTGACCGGGGTCAGCCCGCTGGCGCTGCTGGTCGACCTCGCGCTCGGTCGGGCGACCGAGCTGGACGTGCGGCCGCGGGGCACGGCGGCGGTCGCGTTCGTGTTGGCGCCGGTCGACGGCATCGTCACCGCCGTCGAGGGCCGCGACGCGCTGGACGACGACCCGGCGATCGTCCGCTGGCAGCTGGACGTGCCCGGACCCGTGCGCCGTCCCCGCGACAACAACGACCGCGTCGGCCACGTGCTCGCCGTCGACCCGGACGGCGACCGCGCCGGCGAGCTGGCCGCCTCCGCCGTCGGCTCGCTCGCCCTGCGCATGGCCGGCGGCGAGGTCGTCACACCCCAGGCGATCGGCGTCTGA
- a CDS encoding alpha-L-fucosidase: MADWFTQARFGMFVHFGLYSLAARHEWVMSRERTPLAEYERYAEIFDPDLFDARAIARAARSAGMGYVVLTSKHHEGFGLWDSAASDYTSAAVCGRDLVAEFADAVRAEGLRVGLYHSLIDWHHPDFTVDYLHPRRDDPPGPPRDMARYRAYLHAQVRELLTGYGRVDYLFFDYTYAEDRDGVRGKYPEDWAADELLAMVRELQPGIVVNDRLGVPGDLVTPEQYQPAEPMRGPDGAPIAWEACQTLNGSWGYDRDNTRFKTPDLLVRMLVDTVAKGGNLLLNVGPDGRGALPARDVALLDALAEWMRLHGRSVVGAGPAAPDLAAAVAPGLPPGAVLTQRGDRLYVHLFAWPFEHVHLRGMADRVRYAQLLNDGSELTTIRLAPGQQAWNTRPGGQPPDTLTLRLPTVRPDVLVPVVELFL; this comes from the coding sequence ATGGCGGACTGGTTCACCCAGGCCCGGTTCGGGATGTTCGTGCACTTCGGGCTGTACTCACTGGCCGCCCGGCACGAGTGGGTGATGTCGCGCGAACGCACGCCGCTCGCGGAGTACGAGCGCTACGCGGAGATCTTCGACCCGGACCTGTTCGACGCCCGCGCCATCGCCCGCGCCGCCCGCTCGGCCGGCATGGGGTACGTCGTGCTGACGAGCAAGCACCACGAGGGCTTCGGCCTGTGGGACTCCGCCGCCAGCGACTACACGTCGGCCGCGGTGTGCGGGCGCGACCTCGTCGCGGAGTTCGCCGACGCCGTCCGCGCCGAGGGGTTGCGGGTCGGGCTGTACCACTCCCTCATCGACTGGCACCACCCCGACTTCACCGTCGACTATCTGCACCCTCGCCGCGACGACCCGCCTGGCCCGCCCCGAGACATGGCGCGCTACCGCGCCTACCTGCACGCCCAGGTGCGCGAGCTGCTCACCGGCTACGGCCGCGTCGACTACCTGTTCTTCGACTACACCTACGCCGAGGACCGCGACGGCGTGCGCGGCAAGTACCCGGAGGACTGGGCCGCGGACGAACTGCTGGCCATGGTCCGCGAGCTGCAGCCGGGCATCGTCGTGAACGACCGCCTGGGCGTCCCGGGCGACCTCGTCACGCCGGAGCAGTACCAGCCGGCCGAGCCGATGCGCGGGCCGGACGGCGCGCCGATCGCGTGGGAGGCCTGCCAGACGCTGAACGGGAGCTGGGGCTACGACCGCGACAACACCCGGTTCAAGACGCCGGACCTGCTGGTGCGGATGCTCGTCGACACCGTCGCGAAGGGCGGCAACCTGCTGCTCAACGTGGGCCCGGACGGACGGGGCGCGCTGCCGGCCCGGGACGTGGCCCTGCTGGACGCGTTGGCCGAGTGGATGCGGCTGCACGGGCGCTCGGTGGTGGGCGCCGGACCGGCCGCGCCGGACCTCGCGGCGGCCGTGGCGCCGGGGCTGCCGCCGGGCGCCGTCCTCACCCAGCGCGGCGACCGGCTGTACGTCCACCTGTTCGCGTGGCCGTTCGAGCACGTGCATCTGCGCGGGATGGCCGATCGGGTGCGCTACGCGCAACTGCTGAACGACGGGTCGGAGCTGACGACGATCAGGCTGGCGCCCGGCCAGCAGGCCTGGAACACGAGGCCGGGTGGTCAGCCGCCGGACACGCTGACGCTGCGGCTGCCGACGGTCCGCCCGGACGTGCTGGTGCCGGTGGTGGAGCTGTTCCTCTAA
- a CDS encoding DUF6571 family protein, translating to MSIAAIDIAELAGLVTALENAAENIATRRGDLSGELSGVHLPTTELNRLDAVEGWIDDELPGLRRRLALARHIEAQTPGPQAFVQLDESTIPTATPEEARERADRAAELIEDYDDGDPPQELVDLLAENATDPYFAHQLATQVSPEEVADFIVSASSTRRQMAGATMPDDVEDVERFDEAYEATLDGLGAAYGTATQGTGDLALPDDYAASWSSAITEESPEVLGQASALGLVISRGTFSADFLTTVATDVYEYERELDEDDMWWKRAHSEMGADGYGAIDPVHGDDEGAPTGYTEYYDPLAGIMSAVGRNPEAGHALFGTGTFTYIEAGDESGMVNEFLEYVLAKRKWPVDDGAGADAAIAAAITPYEGGSTMSTSIARDAHEILTIKAAEIEERREDSNPFSDIGHLILDGLGLIPILGEPVDAINALWYAAEGNVVDAGLSAAGMIPFMGWGATGGRWTRRALNADELAALRQTDGLDELPEGFDGIARADDLHVDLSETDRLALEDYTGDGYWDMNAALRNPGADIPAGLQGRIDRVSDALANLPAHPGTTYRGTDLNDSQLANYEPGEVVTERGFMSTSTDPDVADSDFEGNTYFIVEGRSGRDVAPYSEVSHEAEILFNTGTEFEVLDKVFDEDMGKWVIRLREAP from the coding sequence GTGAGCATCGCCGCCATCGACATCGCGGAGCTGGCCGGCCTCGTCACCGCGCTGGAGAACGCGGCGGAGAACATCGCCACCCGGCGCGGCGACCTCAGCGGCGAGCTGTCGGGCGTCCACCTGCCCACCACCGAGCTCAACCGCCTCGACGCCGTCGAGGGGTGGATCGACGACGAGCTGCCCGGGCTGCGGCGCCGACTGGCCCTGGCGCGGCACATCGAAGCCCAAACTCCGGGGCCGCAGGCGTTCGTCCAGCTGGACGAGTCGACGATCCCGACCGCGACGCCGGAGGAGGCCCGCGAGCGTGCCGACCGGGCCGCGGAGCTGATCGAGGACTACGACGACGGCGACCCGCCCCAGGAACTGGTCGACCTGTTGGCGGAGAACGCGACCGACCCGTACTTCGCCCACCAGCTCGCCACCCAGGTGTCGCCCGAGGAGGTCGCCGACTTCATCGTCAGCGCGTCGAGCACCCGGCGTCAGATGGCCGGCGCGACGATGCCCGACGACGTCGAGGACGTGGAGCGGTTCGACGAGGCGTACGAGGCGACGCTCGACGGCCTCGGCGCCGCCTACGGCACGGCCACCCAGGGCACCGGCGACCTCGCCCTGCCCGACGACTACGCCGCGTCGTGGTCGTCGGCCATCACCGAGGAGTCGCCGGAGGTGCTCGGCCAGGCCAGCGCGCTCGGCCTGGTCATCTCCCGCGGCACCTTCTCCGCCGACTTCCTCACCACCGTCGCCACCGACGTCTACGAGTACGAGCGCGAGCTCGACGAGGACGACATGTGGTGGAAGCGGGCGCACTCGGAGATGGGCGCCGACGGCTACGGCGCCATCGACCCCGTGCACGGCGACGACGAGGGCGCGCCGACCGGCTACACCGAGTACTACGACCCGCTGGCCGGCATCATGTCCGCGGTCGGGCGCAACCCCGAGGCCGGCCACGCCCTGTTCGGCACCGGCACGTTCACCTACATCGAGGCCGGCGACGAGTCGGGCATGGTCAACGAGTTCCTCGAGTACGTCCTGGCGAAGCGCAAGTGGCCGGTCGACGACGGGGCGGGTGCCGACGCGGCCATCGCGGCGGCCATCACCCCGTACGAGGGCGGCAGCACGATGAGCACCAGCATCGCCCGCGACGCCCACGAGATCCTCACCATCAAGGCCGCCGAGATCGAGGAGCGCCGCGAGGACTCCAACCCGTTCTCCGACATCGGCCACCTGATCCTCGACGGCCTCGGCCTGATCCCGATCCTCGGCGAGCCGGTCGACGCCATCAACGCCCTCTGGTACGCGGCCGAGGGCAACGTCGTCGACGCCGGCCTGTCCGCCGCCGGCATGATCCCGTTCATGGGCTGGGGCGCCACCGGCGGCCGGTGGACCCGGCGGGCGCTCAACGCCGACGAGCTCGCCGCGCTGCGCCAGACCGACGGGCTCGACGAGCTGCCCGAGGGCTTCGACGGCATCGCCCGGGCCGACGATCTCCACGTCGACCTGAGCGAGACCGATAGGCTGGCCCTGGAGGACTACACCGGGGACGGGTACTGGGACATGAACGCCGCGCTACGCAACCCCGGCGCCGACATCCCGGCCGGCCTGCAGGGACGTATCGATCGGGTCTCCGACGCGCTGGCCAACCTGCCGGCCCACCCCGGCACGACCTACCGCGGCACCGATCTGAACGACAGCCAGCTGGCCAACTACGAGCCCGGCGAGGTCGTCACGGAACGCGGGTTCATGAGCACGAGCACCGACCCCGACGTCGCCGACTCCGATTTCGAGGGCAACACGTACTTCATCGTCGAGGGCCGTTCCGGCCGCGACGTGGCGCCGTACTCGGAGGTCTCGCACGAGGCGGAGATCCTCTTCAACACCGGGACGGAGTTCGAGGTCCTCGACAAGGTGTTCGACGAGGACATGGGCAAGTGGGTCATCCGGCTGAGGGAGGCGCCATGA
- a CDS encoding anti-sigma factor: MTESLNDPVDHLACNELVELVTAFLEGALDPVTERRVVDHISLCDGCDLYVDQVRQTTDVLAGLSGGQPLSPADRDRLRAAFRDSSA; the protein is encoded by the coding sequence GTGACCGAGTCGCTGAACGACCCCGTCGACCACCTCGCCTGCAACGAGCTGGTCGAACTGGTCACCGCGTTCCTCGAGGGCGCCCTCGACCCCGTCACCGAGCGGCGCGTGGTCGACCACATCTCGCTGTGCGACGGCTGCGACCTCTACGTCGACCAAGTGCGCCAGACCACCGACGTGCTGGCGGGGCTGTCCGGTGGCCAGCCGCTGTCGCCCGCCGACCGCGACCGCCTGCGGGCGGCGTTCCGAGATTCCTCCGCCTGA
- a CDS encoding class I SAM-dependent methyltransferase, producing the protein MRPTWMLDETVHAGPEHLDPDFVAGFDRKQGYPDPASDIEVLASYGVRSVVDLGAGTGQFAVPAAAAFDRVVAVDVSPAMLAYLGERARAAGVTVELVQAGFLSYAHAGELVDAVYTRHALHQLPDFWKVVALHRIAGLLRPGGVLRLRDLVYDFPSATTEQVMDGWVAGGVDDPAAGYTGADYAEHVRTEHSTFRWLLEPMIDHAGFDLADVEYDDAGLFGAYTCLKR; encoded by the coding sequence ATGCGCCCGACCTGGATGCTCGACGAGACCGTACACGCCGGCCCGGAACACCTCGACCCCGACTTCGTCGCCGGCTTCGACCGCAAGCAGGGCTACCCCGACCCCGCGTCCGACATCGAGGTGCTGGCCTCGTACGGGGTGCGGTCGGTCGTCGACCTCGGCGCCGGCACCGGCCAGTTCGCCGTACCGGCCGCCGCGGCGTTCGACCGCGTGGTGGCGGTCGACGTGTCGCCGGCGATGCTGGCGTACCTCGGCGAGCGGGCGCGGGCCGCCGGGGTCACCGTCGAGCTGGTCCAGGCCGGGTTCCTCAGCTACGCCCACGCAGGCGAGCTCGTCGACGCCGTCTACACCCGGCACGCGCTGCACCAGCTGCCCGACTTCTGGAAGGTGGTCGCGCTTCACCGCATCGCCGGCCTGCTGCGCCCGGGCGGCGTGCTGCGGCTGCGCGACCTCGTGTACGACTTCCCGTCCGCCACCACCGAGCAGGTCATGGACGGCTGGGTGGCCGGCGGCGTCGACGACCCGGCGGCGGGCTACACGGGTGCTGACTATGCGGAGCACGTCCGCACCGAGCACAGCACGTTCCGCTGGCTGCTCGAGCCCATGATCGACCACGCCGGCTTCGACCTCGCCGACGTCGAGTACGACGACGCCGGCCTGTTCGGCGCCTATACCTGCCTGAAGCGCTAG